The sequence tttacaaataaatcttcaattttattataactataaaattatcacccaattttaaaattaattttaagagTGCGTTctatttgattgtaaatttatcatgagaaaatgaaagatatgtttaattttctcatgataaatttacaatcaaatagAACGCAccttaaattgaaaattgatataTTAGAGATGTTATATGGTTGGTTTTAAAAATGTTGCCTAGGgtaatgtaattttttattaaattaaatattcaaaaaaCTTTGTTCCATCCCGTGTATCTCTGATTagtaaattataataataataataattattattattattattattgatttaatATTTTGTATGTGATGAGTCGGAATGAATTCAGCGTGTGGTCGTGGGGCAATTGGGCACGTCAAACCcaagcaaaattaaaatttcgaaatccaaaatatataaaatgccCATAAATTTAGATTCACTGTAATGATTCAGATTTTCGGAGAGACTTTACTGAAATTTGGAGAAATCaaaatatctctctctctcccctttctCTGTCGCTAATGCCGGCGTAGATCCCAATCTGCAATTTCCCTTTTCCGGTCGAGATCCCCCCAATTGAGCTGCGAGCTCTGAAACTTGTTTTACTCATTCGTCAGATCGAATCCAGAAGAATGGGGGATTCGTCGCCACCGTATAGATTTCGAGGGAGATCATTCGCTGTTCACGTTTTCTTCTCATTTCTTCTATTCATATCTCTCTCCGTTCCCCTAATTTCTGCTCAGGTACTTTTTTCCCCTTACGATTTCATTTATTCTCGATTGCGCATAATTTGATTCAGATGCTTCGGATATAATTAGGAGAATGGAAGTGACGAGTCGAGTGCTGCAATTAAGGATCTGGGCCGGCGTAGTAAAGTGAGTCCATTTTGTTCCTAAATCATAATGTTAATGCATGATAAGAAATTTTGACTTTTGCAATTGTAAAGTAGCTTGATTGGACAATGTATTCCattctattttccttttttggtactTGTGATTTTTCTCATGATTGAGTTTAGTGATTGGCATGGTGACCGTCCCAACCTCTGGGCATCTTATTGAAAATTTAATTGTCAAAATTAGCTTGGATGCAGTCACATAGTGCACTTACTGAATCTTTGTGATAACGAATGGAGTTTGACAATCATTTATCTAATTCATTGGATAGATGTTTGTGGACAAAATCAAGACCGGAATCAACGAAAAAAATGATGATGATTCTTTTGGCGTGGATGTGGACTCTGGCCTTGGAATCTTTGATGGTTTCATTGCAAGTTTATCGATGATACTTGTCAGTGAGGTTAGTGGACTCTTTTTTATAGTATTAGCTTTGCTAGATTTGTCTTAAGTAGCACTGTTAAACTTCTCTTCTGCATGGAATTTACTCTGGGATTTGTCATGTTGGGTCTTATTTTGTTGTTGGGTGATTGGTATTACCTACCTGTTTTACCATACTGTGACTTTGAATGAAGCACATGTTACTTTTGAAATATAACTTGTATCCGGAATATAATTGTCCGTTTTTGTGATCACGTATTGCAATATTTTTCTGTCTGATATTCTCTTGTGATGATGGTTATGATGCTAGATTGGAGATGAAACGTTCATCATTGCAGCTCTCATGGCTATGCGGCACCCAAAGTCGATTGTTCTATCAGGTGCACTCAGTGCCTTGTTTGTGATGACGGTAAGTCAGTATTCCTTCACCTGCTGTCTTACATGGATTGAATCATAAAGGTACTTTAGATGGATTCTACTAATTATGTTGATAACATACTTCTGGCAGATACTTTCAACTGGTCTTGGTAGGATTGTTCCAAACCTGATATCGAGGAAACATACCAATAGTGCAGCTACAGGTTTGTTTCTGTTTCTCTCCATAAATGTGACTTGAATGTTTgttttatttgtcttttatGGGGAGTAGTTAAAGATGCTCAAATGTGTTAAAGACTCTCCTTGAAACGGGTCATTTACAGGACCTAGCTGAAAGGAATGTTGTTTAGTAGCTATACCTGCATCCTATATAGGAACAACATGCTCATTCAGGAGTGATTTTCTTATGTGCAGGTTGTTTATAAATCTGACATGAAACCCTTCTTGCAGTTCTCTATCTCTTTTTTGGTCTCCGACTACTTTACATTGCGTGGAAATCTGACCCAAAAGCTTCCCAGAAGAAAGAAATTGAGGAAGTATGTTGAAGTTTTCAGTTTTGATTTATTAGTCTTTTTGTTTCTCTGCTTCTCTATATCCTGTCTTACTGTTTCAAGATTTAGAATTTGAACTGGTATTGTAGTATTTTGATACGTATGGTCTCATTTACTTGTTATCCTTTGTGTATAACTATTATGCTGGTGTCTTTAAGtgtttccttgtttatttcttttctttttcttgaaatgTGGTGTTAAGTCAATTTACTCTGATATTTATCATAACATGATTCACCTGCAGTTTTGTTAATATTTTTACTTCTCGTGCTTGCACtgcatttcttttgttttctttactTAATGCTCCTCAAGAAACATGGTAAATATCTCTTGCATAATACACTATGCACTGACTCTAAGACTGATTACTTCAGGCAGAAGAGAAACTTGAATCTGGACAAGGGAAATCAACTTGGCGACGCTTCTTTTCTAGATTTTGTACACCAATCTATCTAGAGGTATAGCTTAATCTTCTGTGATGTCAATGAACATCTTGATATCTTCCGCCAACAATCTTATTTTACAAGAGCCCAAACCTATTGCTACCTTGAACTGTTCTAGTTTTAATTTAGACTATCTGGAGATTCAAGTCTAGATACTAATGCCTTTTTTTTTCCCCTCCTATGATTTTCGTTTGCAGTCATTTATACTGACATTTTTGGCGGAGTGGGGCGATCGCAGCCAGATAGCAACAATTGCTGTAagtttctctcttttttcttttcctgtAATTTATTGCCAATGTTATTGCtctatatttttcaaattaaacAATGTCCTTTTTTGTAAGTTAAGACAGATATACTTTCAGTTGTTGTATAAAGATCAAACCAGTGAATAAAGATTTTTAACATTTACATAGAGACTCACTCAAGAAACTAGCATAGCAGCATACCAATAGCAAAGCTCGTAAGAGATGTTTGTTACTGGGAATGAACTTGTTAGCATAAGACTAACTTTGCGAATCTGCTGAATCATATAAAGGTAGATCTGAGTAAGAATAGACAACAATTATCTAGTGAATCATTCATCATTCTTCGTTCGAGTCTTTGTGAACAGCTGTTTATTAACTTGAAAGGTTATCTTCTTCGCGTTGTACAGCTAGCCACACATAAGAATGCGGTGGGAGTTGCTGCAGGAGCTACCATAGGGCACACCATTTGCACGTCTGTGGCAGTGATCGGCGGAAGTATGCTGGCATCTAAGATTTCACAGCGCACCGTTGCTACAGTTGGGGGGTTGCTTTTCCTGGGCTTTTCCTTGTCCTCATATTTCTACCCTCCTCTATGATGCTCAAAGTTTTGTAGATTAACTTGATTGATATGCTCGCCTGCCTAGTGATCATCATTATTCCAGGAAATGTTAACAAGGAATGACATTGTTGggcttatatttttcattttattttttgtatagaTTGGAAGTAGTATGTTTTTCCAATCTTTGACACCAATTTCAAATTCATTATTAATACAATAGATTACAAGTTACCCACGAAATGATATAATCGTACAAACACGACTATGCTCGCTTTTGTTTCCAAGAAATTAGCTATTGGATTTGCAGATTGTAATGCTCATCGTTTAGTTTTAGCTTCATCTCTTGGTTAGACACAAGTCTTCAATCCTCAAATTCTTGCTACTAGTTAGAGTAAAATGTTATTGACTTAAATTTCCGTCGTTTTGTTTGGGGTTATTGGCACATACATttattgtagtaattttaacacgAATTTGATTTTCATCCAAATTGAACTGATACGGCACGTCGGCAATGCTGATTGTGGATAAATCGGATGTTTACAAAAAACGATATCATCGATATATCATCTCAATGTCGTCGTTTccttaaaaacaaaaaatctctgttcaaattgaactaATATCAAGCTGAGATGTCGACATTGAGGTCAATTTCGCTCTATTTGATGCTAAAATCAATTGAAAGATGAAAATTTTGAAGTTATGTTTGGATTTAATTCATATTGTTAATTGTTAATTTTGAAGTTAATTTCAGAATTAATTCATTCAAGTTTTAGAGTCAAATTATCCTAGTCAGCTATAATTTGGTcagaaatataatttatattaaaattattctgATCAATAAATTATAAATCGATATGTTTTCAAAATTGATGCAACATGCTTCAATAACCATTTTCGTTGCTATAATGGTGGTGCGGTGGTGAGCAAAGAAACAGCTTTAAATGCAAATTCCATGGCGCCCGCCAAATCTCTCTTTAAAAGGGAGATCTACACCACCTTATATTTGAAAATCACACACTACTTTTCATTTCCTCCCTCTTTAAAAGGGAGATCTCGGTGTAATTATACTGATACAGAAATGGTTAGGGGAGAATCGAATCATTTTTCGAGGCGAAAGCTCCGTCTTCTATCTCTTTCTAGGGCCTCTCGCGCTGGATGGATTTATGTGCTTTGGCGTTGTTCCACTGGTAGAAGTAGATTTCGGTAGTCGGCCAGTGGAGCTGGGGGCGGACCGGCTGGTGAAATCAAGTTTCGATTGACACTGAAAAGTAAATATTTATGTTGTGTTATGTTCTTCTCTATCGATGTTCTTTGAGTTGGAGTTATAAAACGTTATTTAAAAATACTAGTAAGTGACCCGTCGACGGagtctattaaaatataaatttataaaattattaatgtattttttgtttcatgattttttttcactaaaataaagaatttaatgaaattgttttaaaataaaaaattataatatttatttgaaattgaccgACCTAATTTAAACatcttatgaaatttatatgtaagcagagtttcgattcaaaaaattttaaaagagaaattgaaacaattatttgaaacgtaACTATATTATATGTCTGTAGTTGGAAccagtaatttaaaaaaaataagaaaagaataaattagataATAGCACTAATGacttaaactttaaaaattttaataaattattaaatttacaattacctcataatctatcgaaaaaTTCATCATACACCACGTTAGTTGTTGCATCTTGCGTATGACCTCTTTTTTAGTGACTTTCTGAGATTGTCGTGTAGAGTTGCCCATAACTAAAAATAGGTTTCGACATgtataatcctacatttgaaaGACATTAtccatgacttttatttattgtcgaCATAGCAAAACAAGCACTTATATAGAAAACTTCTTGCGCACATTTTTTTTCCAGAAATGAGTTTGCCTTCACTTATGTGTTCCCCAAGTTAAGTTACTATCAGCTTGGTGTcattgcaaagctcattagatTGATCATATTTTTGAGAAGCGTGATTATGcatttctctttcaatttaatctcatgACTCGACAATCCTAAACACTTGATCGTGTCGAGATATTCAACTGAGAATACCTGTTCATCGAGGTCAATTTATCCATATTCTTTGCAAATGCTTTCTGAACTTAACTAAACTCTTTCTTTGGTAGACATTAAAGACATGACATAATCATTTATCGTATCAGCCATCTCATTAGGGGCTAATATAGCTATATTCTTAAACATTTCTGTATCAAATGCATTATTAATTACGttatgtatataaatattttttcttgatttgtgaaatattaatataatgaattttagatatttcatatttttttagatatatactgatttttagatatttaatggtttttgtatatgaaaactgattaaaatttagaaaaaaaagaatgaatgagaattgaggaaaattagaatggagtgttATACGACGTCACataggatagaatttattttgttggaatattaatataatgatttttagatatgaaaattgataaaaaaaaaaaattagaaaaaagtaagaataaatgagaattgaggaaaattagaatggtgTGGTTGAAGGAATAAATGTTAACAATTGAATttaatagttatatatatatatatatatatatatatatagggaagggctaaaataagagcatttattaagatataaaataagaatcattttcagcccttagatcatcaagatctacggttgattcataatcctgttggatagatttatggtcctgagttcgaatcccaaaggtagcaaaaatttattttacacaattcatacctttatatagcgaattcatacgtgttctacataaaattcatacattaaaaattgctcttatttcttattttaagatgtgctctcacggtagcccacccctatatatatatatatatatatatatatatatatatatatatatataggaattggatcaaaaaagaatgctaaatgtagggAGAATAAGGAATCAAATCCAGCCCTTCATAAATTTTAATCCTACGGCTGATTATAAATCCTACGACTGATTATATATTGCACCTATAAATCACTAAAAGGTTAGTTTTGTCATAATCTAATTAACCCTACCGTAAATATCTAGCAATAATATGGCAACTCGTTTCTTTCCTTAAACTTAGCAAAACCTAATATTTTCTGGTACAGCTGTACCGTAAATGTCTGTCATCGTCGCCTCCATCATCTGAAGTCTCCATCATTCCGGCGAACTATAAAATCTGTTATAAAGTCGGCAGGACAAACTGCATCGTCCGTTCATCCGACGTAGGGTAGAGATTAATGGTCCAATTCCCTTCATCCGACGTAGGGTAGAGATTAATCGTCCGTTCATCCGACGTAGGACAAACTGCATCGTCCGTTCATCCGACGTAGCATTCTTTTTTGATCCAATTCCGTCCGTTCATCCGACGTACCTGCGAATGGAGTTTGGGTCGTGTAGTACAGGTTTGAGTCCGCCATTTTTACTTTCGTTTGAACATTTCGAATGGAGATATCATGTTTTATGGCattataatttacattttatgtTGGAgaacatttatatatatgagaTTTCCAGTTATACTATTAGACATGCACGGTCAGATTTCGAGTTTTATTAAAGTGTATGATTTTTCAGTTTGTGTTTAGTTTTGTCAACGTTTATTTATATTGTTTTAGGTGAATCAACGACAATTGATGTAGAAGGTTGTGCTGATCTTTTCATCCCTGACTGTGATGCTAAGGAAAAACCATTTGAGGGGCAGGTGTTCTGTAATCTTGAACAAGCTGAGAAGTTCTATGAGGATTACGCAAAAGTTTGTGGTTTTATTCCCCGTAAAGCAACCAAAAACAGAGATGACGATGGCTCCATAAGTACTCGATTTATGCTTTGTAACAGAGAAGGTGTTCCCAACCATGCAAATTCGTTAATTTTTGTCGAGGGTAACAGAGATGATAGGAAACGTAAGAGAACATCATTCAAGGTTGGTTGCAAGGCTCGTATCATATTTAAGGCCATGTCTTATGGTCGTTTTAGGGTTGGAACCTTTAGTGAGGGTCATAACCATAAGATGGTTTCTGAAACCAGTCGTCATTTTATGTCGA comes from Salvia miltiorrhiza cultivar Shanhuang (shh) chromosome 3, IMPLAD_Smil_shh, whole genome shotgun sequence and encodes:
- the LOC131016931 gene encoding GDT1-like protein 3, which codes for MGDSSPPYRFRGRSFAVHVFFSFLLFISLSVPLISAQENGSDESSAAIKDLGRRSKMFVDKIKTGINEKNDDDSFGVDVDSGLGIFDGFIASLSMILVSEIGDETFIIAALMAMRHPKSIVLSGALSALFVMTILSTGLGRIVPNLISRKHTNSAATVLYLFFGLRLLYIAWKSDPKASQKKEIEEAEEKLESGQGKSTWRRFFSRFCTPIYLESFILTFLAEWGDRSQIATIALATHKNAVGVAAGATIGHTICTSVAVIGGSMLASKISQRTVATVGGLLFLGFSLSSYFYPPL